A single window of Bombyx mori chromosome 9, ASM3026992v2 DNA harbors:
- the LOC101742972 gene encoding protein artichoke gives MKKIICPKTRKNDGDVLQIIPLLLFLPSILRAQNTLECPDLTRTNKCSCNVFEDGLSLDCQYTDLRDVKNALKTVTDVHSLSVYDLDDNENALLPHFIPQGVCIKHIYISRTSIKDIGDDTFIPLRKCLETLTVVSSKLKGIPHRSFSGLLKLMSIELTSNYIEEIPSYSFYGLPLVKLDIKANVLREISDSAFSGLEMSLSKLDLSENNLTIFPIAAFSTLRYLQSLKLAWNEIASFPLTENTELTSLEHLNLNSNNFEFISEDCLKFCPSLVTLSFHFNFINNINYRAFYHLPNLKSLDLSYNRIKVMNPGIFQNNKNLEYIDLANNHLRHIHGIFCNLPSLTEVVLSHNNILDVPIDSFLNSDKIETIHLDKNCISNVHSESFNSLEKLLNVHLEFNYLNQVPHSIFISNKNLQKLRLDNNKFRELNNHTLKSLINVNELRFNNNKFRFVSRYYFMNCAKVEDLYLDNNEIIFIESGTFIEMKELKYLSLHNNYITDLNDVMPRLSSSLLTLHLEYNSLSLIGNFMFQQQKDLNYLSLHNNHIKFITKNTFRNLGLITRLDLSNNEISIIEDFSLQHLNSTRFLDIQQNLLRNITNYTFFGLSELEDLDISKNLIAFIFDMAFDTLKKLRSLNLSCNPLRILTKNTFQQGLPLSSLNMDHCEIHQIENETFLGLNNLKFLSIRNNSLKVSDLLSLNIPGLKYLSLSHNILDYLPLESFIQFPLLEILYLEHCNLEHILEGTFKYNRNLIRLNLAQNIISAVPLKLFNVDNTISELNISNNFLDYFPYDTLHNFSHVETLDMTDNLLSKIELSGLESMTKLKYLILKKNEIKSITVRKKLEFRNLISFDVSYNRLDNLPLLIFDTFPNLIYLNISNNEIVQFDFLLSNKRTGISLMNVDLSKNPTIAWTTTSKVDNNSLVANLYELHICSTNMTNIDEITFEKFTSLRHLYLQLNKIRRLSISPFSKLSFLENLDLSFNRISQLKTNNFRGLTKLRTLCLSNNNIESMESFVEDLGYLKLLDLSHNKLQNILNEDLVNLRELTLLNLSYNNIKYISVTAFRNLNKIIQINLEYNKLQIVPLELLTSVENHIEEIAIKGNVIICNCQKDNTWVWIQDHPKIIKSNSVTCLNNEYPKEKCDLPVISQLSVDKHKDNSVSVSWFIRNRTAIKAIQILYYGEEATAHINSKYLEKNDVSVRITNLEPNVNYIVCVITLSENPVNYEDNKNSDNNLTLTEDLINVTAQISQDIAAAILMRSPSSECISFNTFRKQASIKLKTNKKLGLASILNRRLGLIVGCTLGFVVFFIMVSVLLYTKIKERKRIAKSDPAWSEMNDYHSMASKDDILQNSTTASTDNILLGMAKPR, from the exons atgaaaaaaattatatgcccGAAGACAAGGAAAAATGACGGCGATGTTTTGCAAATTATTCCGTTATTACTGTTTCTACCCTCCATTCTGCGAGCTCAAAATACCTTGGAATGTCCCGACTTGACAAGAACTAATAAATGTTCTTGTAACGTATTCGAAGACG GATTGTCTCTGGATTGCCAATATACAGACTTAAGAGACGTAAAAAATGCACTTAAAACTGTGACTGATGTTCATTCATTGTCTGTTTACGACCTCGACGACAACGAAAATGCTTTGTTACCCCATTTTATACCTCAAGGCGTttgtataaaacatatttatatttcaagaACAAGCATAAAAGATATTGGTGATGACACCTTTATACCGTTGAGAAAGTGCCTTGAAACGTTAACCGTCGTCTCGAGCAAGTTAAAGGGTATTCCTCACAGATCGTTCTCCGGATTACTTAAATTAATGTCAATCGAATTGACGTCTAATTATATAGAGGAGATACCAAGCTACAGTTTTTATGGACTTCCGCTAGTAAAGTTAGATATAAAAGCAAACGTATTACGCGAAATTTCGGATTCAGCTTTTTCTGGCTTAGAAATGTCTTTGAGTAAATTAGATTTGAGTGAAAACAATCTTACTATATTTCCTATAGCGGCTTTTTCAACTCTTAGGTATTTGCAATCATTGAAGCTAGCTTggaacgaaatcgcttctttccCTTTAACTGAAAACACTGAATTAACATCTTTAGAGCACTTAAATTTGAATtccaataattttgaatttatttcagAAGACTGCCTTAAATTTTGTCCGTCCTTAGTAACAttatcatttcattttaatttcattaataatattaattatcgtGCCTTTTATCATTTGCCTAATTTGAAATCATTGGATTTGAGTTATAATAGAATTAAAGTTATGAACCCCggtatttttcaaaataataagaatttaGAGTACATAGATTTAGCTAACAATCATTTACGCCATATACATGGTATATTTTGCAATTTGCCATCACTCACCGAAGTAGTTTTAAGTCATAACAATATTTTAGATGTGCCAATAGATTCGTTTCTAAATTCTGATAAAATCGAAACAATACACTTAGATAAGAATTGTATAAGTAACGTACATAGTGAGAGCTTCAATAGTCTAGAAAAATTACTTAATGTTCACCTAGAATTTAATTACTTGAACCAAGTGCCacatagtatttttattagtaataagaatttacagaaattaagattagacaataataagttTCGTGAATTAAACAATCACACtttaaaatctttaataaatgttaatgaactaagatttaacaataataaatttagattTGTGTCTAGGTACTATTTTATGAATTGTGCTAAAGTAGAGGATTTGTATTTGGATAACAacgaaataatttttattgaatcAGGTACATTTATAGAAATGAAGGAATTAAAATATCTCAGTCTACACAATAATTACATAACCGATTTGAATGACGTCATGCCCAGATTAAGCTCAAGCCTGCTGACTTTGCATTTAGAATACAACTCTTTGTCATTAATTGGCAATTTTATGTTCCAACAACAGAAAGACTTAAACTATCTTAGTTTACATAATAATCACATAAAATTCATAACCAAGAATACATTTCGTAATTTAGGTCTTATTACTCGTCTTGATCTAAGTAATaatgaaatttcaattatagAAGACTTTTCACTGCAGCATTTGAATTCTACTCGATTCTTAGATATACAGCAAAACTTATTGAGAAACATAAcgaattatacattttttggtTTAAGTGAATTAGAGGACCTGGACATTTCGAAAAATTTAATAGCATTCATTTTCGATATGGCATTTGATACCTTGAAAAAATTACGAAGTTTAAATCTTTCATGTAATCCTCTTAGAATTCTCACTAAAAATACTTTTCAACAAGGGCTACCCCTTAGCTCATTAAACATGGACCATTGTGAAATACATCAGATAGAAAATGAAACGTTTTTAGGActgaacaatttaaaatttctttCTATCAGAAACAACTCATTGAAAGTAAGTGACCTACTCTCATTAAATATTCCAGGCCTCAAATATCTTTCTCTGTCACATAATATTTTAGATTATTTGCCTTTAGAATCTTTTATTCAGTTTCCACTTTTAGAAATATTATACTTGGAACACTGTAATTTGGAACATATACTTGAAGGCACCTTCAAATACAATAGAAATTTAATAAGACTGAATTTAGCACAGAACATAATCAGTGCAGTACCGTTGAAACTCTTTAATGTTGATAATACAATATCTGAGTTAAACATAAGCAACAACTTCTTGGACTACTTTCCATATGATACGTTACACAACTTCAGTCACGTCGAAACATTAGATATGACCGATAACCTGTTATCGAAAATAGAATTAAGTGGTCTTGAAAGTATGacgaaattgaaatatttaattctgaaaaagaatgaaattaaatcaataacagTAAGGAAGAAACTAGAATTTAGGAACTTAATATCTTTTGATGTAAGCTACAATAGACTAGATAACCTACCTTTGCTAATTTTTGATACTTTCCCCAATctaatatatttgaatatttcgaaCAACGAAATAgttcaatttgattttttactgtcgAACAAAAGAACAGGGATTTCACTAATGAACGTAGATCTCAGCAAAAATCCAACAATTGCTTGGACCACTACTAGCAAAGTAGACAATAACTCACTAGTAGCTAATTTATATGAATTACATATCTGTAGCACTAACATGACAAATATAGATGAAATCACATTTGAAAAGTTCACCAGTCTAAGGCATCTGTACCTACAATTGAATAAAATACGGAGACTGTCAATAAGTCCCTTTTCGAAATTGAGCTTTTTAGAAAACTTAGATTTGAGTTTTAATAGAATTTCACAACTGAAAACAAATAACTTTCGTGGTCTAACTAAGTTACGGACATTATGtttatcaaataacaatattgaGTCAATGGAATCCTTTGTCGAAGACTTGGGCTACTTGAAGCTTTTGGATCTATCTCACAACAAGCTACAAAATATACTAAATGAAGATTTGGTGAATCTAAGAGAACTTACGTTATTGAATCTCAGctataataacataaaatacataTCCGTAACGGCTTTTAGAAATTTGAACAAAatcattcaaattaatttagaatACAATAAGCTGCAAATTGTACCCTTGGAGTTGCTTACTTCAGTTGAAAACCACATTGAAGAAATAGCTATAAAAG GTAATGTGATAATATGCAACTGTCAAAAAGATAATACATGGGTGTGGATACAAGATCAtcctaaaattataaaatcaaattcagTGACATGTCTTAATAATGAATATCCGAAGGAGAAATGTGATCTACCAGTGATATCCCAACTATCAGTAGATAAACACAAAGATAACTCGGTTTCCGTTTCATGGTTTATTCGTAATCGGACAGCTATTAAAGCAATACAGATATTGTATTATGGAGAAGAAGCTACGGCTCAT ATCAACTCCaaatatttggaaaaaaacGACGTATCTGTACGGATTACAAATTTAGAACCAAACGTTAACTACATTGTATGTGTCATTACGTTATCAGAAAATCCCGTTAACTATGAAGACAATAAAAATTCagataataatttaacattaacaGAAGATTTAATAAACGTCACTGCCCAAATTAGTCAAGATATAGCCGCCGCAATATTGATGCGATCACCATCCAGTGAATGTATTTCATTTAATACCTTTAGAAAACaggcttctattaaattgaaaacaaacaaaaaactcgGCTTGGCATCCATCTTAAATCGTAGATTAGGTTTAATCGTTGGTTGTACATTGGGGTTTGTAGTCTTTTTTATCATGGTATCGGTTTTGTTGTATACTAAAATTAAAGAGCGGAAGAGAATAGCGAAATCTGATCCGGCTTGGTCAGAAATGAACGACTATCATTCAATGGCAAGCAAGGATGATATTTTACAGAATTCTACGACTGCTTCCACTGATAACATTTTATTAGGGATGGCAAAGCcgcgttaa